A stretch of DNA from Pontiella agarivorans:
ACAAGGGGAAGGGCTTTGCAGCGCTGGATTATATTTGCGGGAATAATCACCAGTCGCTGGTGCGGAAAACCTTCTGCCAGGTGTGTTTCTTTACTCATATTCAGACCCTATTAAATGGAATAAGATAGTCCATGTTAAAAAATTGAATCTGCTATGTTTCTTTGTTTGGCGGTGTGGTTAATTACATCCATCAAATTTTGAAAGAATACGGGAGCAGCTTTGATTCACGATCAGTATAATCTGAAATATATCTGGATGATCAGTCTGGTGGCGGCGATGGGTGGACTGTTGTTCGGTTATGACTGGGTGGTCATTGGCGGAGCCAAACCGTTTTATGAAGCGTTTTTCGGGCTGACCGGTGAGGAGCAGGCCTGGAAGGCCGGCTGGGCGATGAGTTCGGCGCTGGCTGGGTGCCTAGGGGGAGCGTTGCTGTCCGGTGCAATCACGGACCGGATCGGCCGTAAAAAAGTGCTGGTTGCGGCGGCTGTGATGTTTACAGCATCCGCGATCTGGACTGCGCTTTCACAACACTTCAACGGATTCATTGCCGCCCGTATTATCGGCGGCATCGGCATCGGTTTGGCATCGAATGTTTCACCGATGTATATCGCCGAGATTTCCCCATCGGAAATGCGCGGAAAATTTGTGTCGGTTAATCAGCTCACGATTGTGATCGGCGTGCTGGCGGCGCAGCTGGTCAATCTGCTGATCTATAATGCTCAACCCGTGGCGGATAATGCGACGGCAGAGATGATGCTTAATTCCTGGAATGGACAAGTGGGTTGGCGCTGGATGTTTGCGGCCGAAACGGTTCCCGCCGGACTCTTCTTTCTCATGGCTATGATTGTTCCGGAGTCGCCGCGCTGGCTGCTCAAGCAGTCGCGGACCGAACAGGCGCGCAGTATTCTCGCAAAAATCGGAGGTCAAGCCTATGCCGACGTCGAGGTGGCCGATATCGGTGCCACGCTCGAAGGTGAGCACAACAAGGTGAACTTTAAGGAGTTGCTGACTCCGAAGGTGCGGAAGATTATCGGCCTCGGTATTTTTATTGCCATGTTCCAGCAGTGGTGCGGGATCAATGTAATCTTTAATTATGCGCAGGAGATTTTCGAGGCGGCCGGTTATGATGTCAGCGGAATGATGTTCAATATCGTCATTACCGGTGTCGTAAATCTGGTCTTCACTTTTGTGGCAATCAAGACCGTAGACCGCTGGGGCCGCCGACCGCTGATGCTGCTGGGGTCCGGCGGACTGATGGCGACATACGCGATTCTCGGTGCCTGCTATTATTTCGGTTTGAAGGGGCCGGTTGTTCTGATTGTGGTTCTGACTGCGATCG
This window harbors:
- a CDS encoding sugar porter family MFS transporter, yielding MIHDQYNLKYIWMISLVAAMGGLLFGYDWVVIGGAKPFYEAFFGLTGEEQAWKAGWAMSSALAGCLGGALLSGAITDRIGRKKVLVAAAVMFTASAIWTALSQHFNGFIAARIIGGIGIGLASNVSPMYIAEISPSEMRGKFVSVNQLTIVIGVLAAQLVNLLIYNAQPVADNATAEMMLNSWNGQVGWRWMFAAETVPAGLFFLMAMIVPESPRWLLKQSRTEQARSILAKIGGQAYADVEVADIGATLEGEHNKVNFKELLTPKVRKIIGLGIFIAMFQQWCGINVIFNYAQEIFEAAGYDVSGMMFNIVITGVVNLVFTFVAIKTVDRWGRRPLMLLGSGGLMATYAILGACYYFGLKGPVVLIVVLTAIACYAMTLAPITWVLLSEIFPNRIRGAAMSLCVSALWIACFGLTVTFKPINVALGAAGTFWLYGVICLIGFVVIKLFVPETKGKSLEAIERELTD